A genomic window from Candidatus Cybelea sp. includes:
- a CDS encoding ubiquinol-cytochrome c reductase iron-sulfur subunit: protein MSDSNAGAPHDAGLTPAGAHDSPAQTPEEVSRRTFMANATLTIGGIVGLVLAVPIVGSLLPPKNAAAGTWSPLSAQELDALRKATEKPVKLTFTMKYKDGYLPEQAADEYAWGIKIDLDKFRAARPDIFNVPGPDGDLTYAPVSMGFVVFSPICPHLGCYYNWSDAQNRFMCPCHGSQYTFDGTHIAGPAPRGLDPLPLRSQNGAAEVTWIVYQSNTPQRIVVSYQA, encoded by the coding sequence GTGTCTGACTCGAACGCCGGCGCCCCGCACGACGCCGGCCTGACGCCGGCAGGCGCACACGACTCGCCGGCGCAAACGCCCGAGGAAGTTAGCCGGCGAACGTTCATGGCCAACGCCACGCTGACGATCGGCGGGATCGTCGGACTCGTGCTCGCCGTTCCGATCGTCGGGTCGCTGCTCCCGCCCAAGAATGCCGCCGCCGGCACCTGGTCGCCGCTGAGCGCGCAAGAGCTCGATGCGTTGCGGAAGGCTACGGAAAAGCCCGTCAAGCTGACGTTCACGATGAAGTATAAGGACGGCTACCTGCCGGAGCAGGCCGCCGACGAGTACGCGTGGGGCATCAAGATCGACCTCGACAAGTTCCGGGCCGCGCGGCCCGACATCTTCAACGTTCCGGGTCCGGACGGCGACCTGACCTACGCTCCCGTCAGCATGGGCTTCGTGGTCTTCAGCCCGATCTGTCCGCACTTGGGCTGCTACTACAACTGGAGCGACGCACAGAACCGCTTCATGTGCCCGTGTCACGGGTCGCAATACACGTTCGACGGCACGCACATCGCCGGGCCGGCGCCGCGCGGTCTCGACCCGCTCCCGCTGCGCTCCCAAAACGGCGCGGCCGAGGTAACCTGGATCGTGTATCAGTCGAACACCCCGCAACGCATCGTCGTCTCCTACCAAGCATAG
- the ccsB gene encoding c-type cytochrome biogenesis protein CcsB, producing MNFAWDEILIAVALGSYTLGALALIIYFFSQEEWFARAGIPLAILGCFAQFAQLAVRFETTGVWPLLNLYGSLSLFAAMSVAIFIGFAFRYRLWFAGGFVLALAAIFLAYGVTWYEGTMPPVPSLQSYWAKIHVPIVVSSYAAFLVAFVFSCIYLLKFYAQGTKSAAVARWLGALPSLPALDVIVYRAVAIGLPLISVGIITGAMWAHEAWGAYWQWDPKETAALFSWIVYLAYMHLHTRHAWRGLRTSWVSVLGFVSIIFCYLGVNIWISGLHSYKV from the coding sequence ATGAATTTTGCTTGGGACGAAATCCTCATCGCGGTAGCGCTCGGCTCGTACACGCTCGGCGCGCTTGCGCTGATCATCTATTTCTTTTCACAAGAGGAATGGTTTGCGCGAGCCGGCATTCCGCTCGCGATCCTCGGCTGCTTCGCGCAGTTCGCGCAGCTGGCGGTCCGGTTCGAGACCACCGGCGTCTGGCCGCTGCTCAACCTCTACGGTTCGCTGTCGCTCTTCGCGGCGATGTCGGTGGCGATCTTCATCGGCTTTGCGTTTCGCTACCGCCTTTGGTTTGCCGGCGGCTTCGTGCTCGCGCTGGCGGCGATCTTTCTCGCCTACGGCGTTACCTGGTACGAGGGGACGATGCCGCCGGTTCCCTCACTCCAATCGTACTGGGCAAAAATCCACGTGCCGATCGTCGTATCGTCGTACGCCGCGTTCCTGGTTGCGTTCGTTTTCTCGTGCATCTACCTGCTCAAGTTCTACGCGCAGGGAACGAAGTCGGCAGCGGTCGCACGCTGGCTGGGCGCGCTTCCCAGCCTGCCGGCACTTGACGTGATCGTCTATCGCGCCGTTGCCATCGGCCTGCCGCTGATATCGGTCGGCATCATCACCGGCGCCATGTGGGCACACGAGGCGTGGGGTGCGTACTGGCAGTGGGACCCAAAGGAGACGGCGGCGCTCTTTTCCTGGATCGTCTACCTCGCGTACATGCATCTCCACACCCGGCACGCGTGGCGGGGGCTGCGGACGAGTTGGGTGAGCGTCCTCGGCTTCGTTTCGATCATCTTCTGCTATCTCGGCGTGAACATCTGGATCTCGGGTTTACACAGCTACAAGGTGTGA